Genomic DNA from Hymenobacter jejuensis:
CCCCGTGGCCCTGGCCGACGCCGCCAACCGCAACTTTTACCGCTATTCGGCGCTGGGCAATGCCTACGTGGAGGTCAGCCCCGTGGAGCACCTGCACATCCGGTCGGATTATGGCATCACGTTCCAAATCACTGATTACAAGCAGTTTTTCAAGACGTTTGGCATCGATCGCTCCTTCAACTCGCCGCCGCAACTGGCGCAGTCGAACACCAACGAGTTCAACTACAACTGGACCAACACGGCCGTATATGACCTGCCGTTGGGCAAAAGCACCTTCAATTTCTTAGTTGGGTCGGAAGCCATCAAAAACAACGTAAGAGCTATTTCGGCGTCGCGCCGGGGCTACGTCGATCAGTCGCCGACGTTTCAGTACCTCGACAGCGGCACGGGCATTCAGCAAAACGGCGGTGGCGAGGCGCATTCGTCGCTGCTGTCGGGCTTTGGCCGTGTGGCCTACGACTACGACAGCAAGTACCTGGCTAGCTTCAACTTCCGGCGCGACGGCTCCTCGCAGCTTTCGCCCGGCCTGCGGGCCCAGAACTTCTATTCGGGCTCGGTAGGCTGGAATTTAGCGCAGGAGCAGTTTATGCAGGATATCAGCGCGGTGTCGCTGCTCAAGCTGCGGGCCAGCATCGGGCAATTGGGCAACTCAGCCATTGGCAACTACCCCTACGCCTCGCTGGTAGGCGGCGGCTTTTACTATCCGTTTGGCGGCGTTTCGACCCAGGGCCTGAGCATCGTGACCAAGGGCAACCCCAACGTGCGCTGGGAAACCAGCACCCAAACCAACGTGGGCGTGGACCTGGGTCTGCTGAAAGGCGCCTTGCAGTTCACAGCCGATTATTTCATCAAGAATACGTCGGATGTACTGCTGTTTTTGCCGCAGCCCAGCAGCGCCGGCAACGGCGGCAACCCCGCCGTAAACGCCGGCAAAATCCGCAACAACGGCCTGGAACTGGAGCTGCTCTACCGCAGCGCTATCGGCAAGGATTGGAGCTACAACCTGACCGGCAACTTCGCCACGCTGCACAACGAGGTTATTTCGCTGGGCACGGCCCCACCCATCGTGGGCGGGCGCATCGACAACAACTATTACGCGACTCTCACGGCCGTGGGGCATCCGATTGGGGCCTTTTACCTGTTGCAGAAAGAAGGCATTTTCCAGAACGCCCAGGAGGTTTTCACCCACGCCTACCAAGGGCCGGGCGTGAAGCCCGGCGACGTGAAATACAAGGACATCAGCGGGCCTGATGGCGTGCCGGACGGTGTGATTGACGGCTACGACCGCACGTTTGTGGGCAGCCCGATTCCGAAGTTTACGTACGGCCTCACGGGCAACGTGCGCTACAAAAACATCGACCTGAGTGCCTTTTTCCAAGGCATTTATGGCAACAAGCTCTACAACCAGGTCAATACCGACATCGAAGGCTTTTACCGTGCTTTCAATATCACGGAGCGCGTGGCCACGCATTACTGGACGGCCGAAGGCAGCACCAACGAGTTTCCGCGCCTGTCGTGGACTGGTGCTTCCAACAACAAGATGCCCTCCGACCGCTTTCTCGAAGACGGCTCGTACCTGCGGCTCAAAAACCTGCAACTGGGCTACACCTTCGGCGACAAAATCTTGGCGCCGGTGCGCGTGTCGTCGGTGCGCCTGTACGCCAGCGTGCAGAACCTGCTGACGTTCACCAAATACACCGGCCTCGACCCCGAACAGGGCACCAACAGCAACTCCCTCGGCGACGGTGTGCGGGCCACGGGCATCGACTTCGGGACATATCCTTCGGCGCGCACCTTTACAGTGGGCATCAATGCCAGCTTCTAAATACTTGATAATCAAACGGTTATGAAAACAAAACCTTTTGCCATCAGCCTATTGGGAGCGTTGATGCTGACGGCGGTCGGCTGCAAGGATTTTCTGGATCAGCCGGTGCTGGGGCAGTACGAAGCCGGGCAGTTCTTTACCTCCGACACGAACGCCCTGCTGGCCGTCAACAGCGCGTACGTGCCGCTTTCGTTTCGCGATGCGGCTTCCAACGCCATTTGGGTGCTGGGCGATGTGGCCTCCGACGACGCCGTGAAAGGCAGCAACCCCGGCGACCAGGCCGATTTTGAAAACATCGACAACTTCAACATCGCCCCCATCAACGCGGCCGTGGAAGCCCAATGGAAACGCGACTACGACGGCATTTTCAAGTGCAACGTGGTCATCGACGGGCTGCCCGACGCCAATGCCAGTGTGAGCGCCGACGTGAAGAAGCAGGCCGTGGGACAAGCTAAGTTTTTGCGCGCGTACTACTACTTGCAGCTCACGTCGCTCTACGGCGATATTCCGCTGCGCGTGAAAGTCGAAACGCCCGAAGAGTTACAAAGCCCGGCGGTGCCGCAAGCCCAGATTTACGCCCAGATCGAGGCCGACTGCCAAGCCGCCGCCGACGCGCTGCCCACCACGTGGCCCGCTTCGGACGCCGGCCGGGCCACGAAGGGCGCGGCGCTGGCTTTGCTGGCCAAAACGTATTTGTATGAGAAAAAATGGGCGTTGGCAGCCCAAACTGCGCAGGCCGTAGGAGCCTTGGGCTACAGTTTGTTACCGGTATTTGCCGATAATTTTCGGGCGGCCACCAAGAACAACAAGGAGGCAATTTTTTCGGTGCAGCACACCAGCGGCCTCAGCCCCAACCAGGGCAATAACCTCAACCAGTGGTTTGCCCCGCGCCCGCAAAACGGCTACGGCTTTTTCTTCCCGACGCAAAAGCTCGTCGACAACTTCGAGCGCACTGCTGCCGGGGTGGTCGATCCGCGGCTCGACTACACGCTGGGGCGGGCGGGGCAGTCGTTTTTCGGCGTTCCGTTTGACACTACCTGGACGACAACCGGTTACGTCTCGAAAAAGCATTTGCAGCCGCTCACCGAAATTCCGGCTACCATCAAAGGCGACGGCAACCTCAACTACGAAGCCATCCGGTACGCCGAAGTGCTTCTGATTCAGGCCGAAGGCTTCAACGAAGCCGGTAACAGCGCGGCGGCGCTCGCGGCCCTGAACCAAGTGCGCAAACGGGCCCGCGAAAGCTATCTCTTCGATACCACGCTGCCGAATGCGGGCAAGGTGCCAACGGGCCTGCTGCCCGACATCACGACCACCGACCAAAGCCAGTTGCGCGACCTTATCCGGAGGGAGCGGCGCTCCGAGCTGGCGCTGGAGTTTCAGCGGTTTTTCGATGTCATCCGCTACGGCGAGGCCTACGCCCGCCAGGCCCTGAGCGACCGGCCCAACTTCAACTACGCCAAAAACAAGTTTTTCCCCATTCCGCAGAGCGAGCGGGATACCAACAAAAAGTTGGGCTTATAGCCGCACACGCATTCTTTCTTTTCAATTCCCACCTTTTTTTCCAATCCACTACCTATGAAAAGGCAAAAGCTTTACCTGCTCATCCTGTCTTGGCTGATGTTTGGCGCTATGGCGGTCGTTTCTTCCTGCTCCAAATCGGACAACAACACTCCAACCGTCAACGCCGACAAAACCAAGCTCACAGCGCTAATCGACTCAGTAACATTGGGTTACAACGCCGCCGTAGAAGGCACAAAACCGGGCACCTACGCCGCCGGCTCGAAAGCCACCCTCAAAACCGCGCTGGATCTGGCCACGGCCACCAAAGACGATACCAAGGCCACGCAAGCCAGCGTCAATACGGCCGTGGCCAACTTGCGCCGGGCCGTGGTGACGTTCCAGAGCAGCCTGATTCAGGAAGTTTCGGCGGCTAACTTGGTGGCCCAGTGGAAGTTTAACGGCAATGCCAACGACGCCACCACCAATGCCAACAACGGCACGCTGAAATCGGGCACCGTCGGCACCGACAAGGCGCCCGTCGACGGCAACACGCTGCCGGTGTTGGTGGCCGACCGATTTGGGCAGGCCAACCAGGCGTATGAGTTCAACAACGGCGCCTACATCGAGGTGCCTTATAAAGTGGCCCTCAACCCGCAGGCAATCACTGTCAGCGCGTGGTGCAAGCGCATCGACACCAACGAAAACAACTACATCGTGTCGTTGAATCGCTGGAACGGCTACAAATTCCAGCTGCAAAGCGCCAACAAGCCCTTCTTTACGGCGACTACCACTGTGGGCATCTTCGACAAAGACGCCGAAACGGGCGTGGTGGCGCTCAATACCTGGACGCACGTGGCCACGTCGTACGTTGATGGCACCACCAAGTTTTACGTGAACGGCGCGCTGGTAAAAACCTGGACCGACACCAAAGGCGCCATGAAGGCCGTGCCCGAACTCGTAAACCTGTGCATCGGCCAGCAGCTGCCGAAAGACGTGTACAACCGGGCTCCCAAAGCAGGCCAAGCCGCCGACTACTTCGCCTACTACGGCCCGTCGTATTTCAAAGGCCAGCTCGACGACATCCGCATCTACAACCGCGCCCTCACCGACGCGGAAATCCAGTCGATATTTACCATCGAAAGCACGAAGTAGCCCAGGCAATTTCGGCTGACTGCAACAGGATTATCTCAGGGCATTTCACGTGTGAAATCCCCTGAGATAATTTATTGTATATCAATAAATTAACTTGAAAATCGAATGAGCATTTTCAATAAGAATCCCGGCCGCACTGCCGGAAGTGCTGCCGCCCTGGCGCTGGCCGTGCTGCTGGCGGGCTGCAACGGCACCGACCGCAACCAGTCGGCGGCTACGCCGCCCAAAGCCGAGTGGACGCTGCTCAATTTCACCAAAGTAGATAGCGTCAACCCTATTATGGGGCCCAGCACGGCCGGGCATTTCCTCGATCCCATTCTGAAGCAGCAAGTGCTGTGGGAAGAAAAGGATGTGTTTAACCCCGCCGTGGTGGTGAAAGACGGCAAGGTGTACATGCTCTACCGGGCCGAAAACAAAGTAGGCGCGTTTGGCAAAGCGTCGCGGATCGGGCTGGCTACCAGCCCGGACGGCATTCACTTTACCCGCATGACCGAGCCCGTGCTTTACCCCGACAACGACGCCCAGAAGCAGTATGAGTGGCCCGGTGGCACCGAAGATCCGCGGGTGGTGGAAAGCGACGACCACACCTACTACATGACCTACACGGCCTACGACGGCGACAAGGCGCGCCTGCACGTGGCTTCCTCACGTGACCTGCTGCACTGGACCAAATACGGCAACGTCTTCGCGCAGGCCGCGGGCGGCAAATACGTGAGCAAGTGGAGCAAGTCAGGCTCGATTGTGTCGCGCTACGAAGACGATGGCCGCATTGTGGCCGCCAAAATCAACGGCAAGTATTGGATGTACTGGGGCGATGCCCAGATCTGGCTGGCCACCTCCGACGACCTGATTCACTGGACGCCCATCGAAATGGCCGACGGCGAAAAGCCACCCGTGCCGCTGCGCGCCCAAGCCCTGACCATGCCGGAGCTGAAGATTGTATTGCCAACCCGCGAAGGCAAATTCGACAGCGACCTGGTTGAGTCCGGCCCGCCGGCCATGCTTACCGACCAGGGCATTCGCCTGATTTACAACAGCCGCAACGAGCCCTCTTTTGGCGATAAATCCCTACCCGTGGGCACGTATTCGGCGGCCCAGGCCCTGTTTGACAAAAACGACCCCACCAAATTGCTGCAACGAACAGATACGTATTTCATGCGCCCCGAGAAGCCCTACGAAACGACGGGGCAGGTCAATCAGGTGGTATTTCTGGAAGGCTTGGCACGTTTCAAATCCAAGTGGTTTCTTTACTACGGCACCGCCGACTCCAAAATAGCCGTCGCGACCCGGCCCGTCGATTAATGGTTATATTCTCACCCTCGACGACGCACACTTTTCGTTAATCCATTCACCATCAGGCCTATGCACTCAGCCGCTACCACCGCCACCGTAGACCATTCTACCCGCGCTGCCTTCACCGAAAAGCGCTACCTCATCACGCTGGCCTTCGTCACGTCGCTGTTTCTGCTCTGGGGCGTGGCCATCACGATGGGCGACGTGCTGAACCGGCACTTCCAGAACGTGCTGCACGTGTCGAAGGCACAATCGGGGCTGGTGCAGTTTTCCATCTTTGGAGCCTATGCCGTGATGGGCATTCCGGCGGGCCTGTTTATGAAGCGGTTTGGCTACAAAAACGGTGTGTTGCTGGGCTTGGCCTTGTATGCCACGGGTGCGTTTTTGTTTGTACCGGCTGCCAACGCTGACTCATTCGCCTTCTTCCGTGGGGCGCTGTTTGTGCTCGCCTGCGGCCTGGCCACGCTCGAAGCGGTGGCGCACCCGTTCGTGGCTGGCCTCGGCGACCCGCGCACCAGCGACCAGCGCATCAACTTTGCGCAGTCATTTAATGGACTGGGGGCCGTGCTGGGGCCGCTCATCGGTGGCTATTTCATCCTGCGTGCCGGCCAGGCTCACTCCAACGACCTCGAATCGGTAAAGCTTCTCTATCAGATCATTGGCAGCGTAATTCTGTTCATCGCCGTGGCCTTTTTCTTTGTGAAGGTGCCGCCCGTGCAGGACGCCCACGCGCCCGTGGTGCCCGGTGCCGAAGCCGGCGGCTACGCCGAAGCACCACCCCTGGCCGACCAGCCCCGCGGCAAAACGCTGTGGCACTATCCGCACTTTGTGTGGGCCGTGGTGGCGCAATTTTTCTGCGTCGCGGCGCAGGGCGGCACCTGGGCATTTTTCATCAACTACGGCATTGAGAAAATGGGGCTACCGGCCGAAAAAGCCTCGTATTATTTTTCGCTCAGCATGGTTTTGATGATGGCCGGCCGCTTCTTGGGCACCTTTCTGATGCGCTTTATCGCGCCGAACAAGCTGCTGGCCACCTTTACGCTGGGCAGCATCCTGATGTGCCTGATTGTGGCGCAAAGCTTTGGCTGGCCGTCGTTTATCGCGCTGCTGATGCTCAATTTCTTCTTCAGCATCATGTTCCCTACCATTTTTAGCTTGGGCCTGAAGGGGCTGGGCGAGCGCACCCAGCAGGGGTCGTCTTTTCTGGTGATGGGCGTAGTGGGCGGCGCGGTATTTCCGCCAATCATGGGCCTGGTCGCCAACCACGACGTGGCCGCGGCCTACTACCTGCCCATCATTTGTTACGTCGTGATTTTTCTGTTTGGGGCTCGCTTCTACCGCGTGCGGTAGGCTTTGGGCGAAAAGCTGCGGCCATAAACAAGCATGCGCCTGCTGCTCAGGGAGTTTCCTGAGCGGCAAGCGCCTTGCGGAAAAGATCGGCGGCCAGCCTTTCTGTGCTCATTTCAGCAGAAAGACGAACGCGCCAACTTGTTTTACAACTAGTTAATAACCAATTAGTTATCTCACAAAGAAACCTTTTTCCTCCCAAGCTTTCACGTTCTGGGTGCGGACAAAGCGGGTTTCGATATGGCCCCAAGCATCTTGCTTGTACATGACGGTTTTGCCTTCTTCCCGGCTTTGCAGCGCGATAAGTTGGTCGGCGTGCGAGATGGCAGGAGCGGCAGGTTCAGCAGATTTGCGGGGGCGCGGGCGTTTTACAGAAGTCGACATAAGCAAATAACGGCAAAACCTGCCAAAAAGGTTCGCTAGTCTCGGCCGAGTCAGCTGGGCAGTGATTCTGCTGGCCGCAAGTGGCTGAAAAAGAGGCCGCCAAAAATACAACCTTATGGGGGTCACTTACGAATTAGCAGGTGTTGTGGGAGTCGCCATCCGGCGCTTTGCCGGCGGCGCGCTCGCCTATCCTTTTTCTGCTGCTACGCTCATGGGCAAGGACAAAAAAAAGAAAGCGAAACATAAGAACCAGCCGGCGCAAGACCTCTTGGACCGCGCTGCCGTGTCCATTAAAAAGTTTCGCCGCATCACCAAGCAAATTGCCAAGCTGAGCCCAGGGCAAAAACTGGTTGGCGGCTTAGCTTTGGTGGCGACGGGCTTGGCGTATCTGGCTCAACAGCAAGCCTATACGCGCTCTTCTGCCGCAGCAAGTGCCGAAGCCGCCGAAGAAAACAGTGCCTCATCACTCCTTTCGGAGTCCAAAACCGACCCTGACAACGCACGCGGATCGTTGGGCCGGCCTAAGAAACACAGAGAAATCGGGCCCGCTTAGTGGCCCTTGGGGCTGGCTCAAACGCCCCGCTACTTTTCACCTTTTATCGCATGTGTCATGACTAAAAAGAAAAAAAAAGCCAACGTCGGCAAGAAGAAGACGTTGCTCGGCGGCGCCGCCAAATCGCTTAAAAGCTTGGGCAAAACTACCGGCCTCAGCCGTTTGAGCACCGTGCAGAAAGTGGTCGGCGGGGCCGCCCTGGTGGGCTTGGGCCTAAGCTACCTCACCAAACGACGCAGCACCCCAGCCGGTCCCGGCCCCGCTTCCCACACTGGCAGCCCGGAGCAACTTCCGGACACGCCCGGCACTGATTCGTCTTTTGGGTAGCCGACTAAAAAACGGCATCCTTTGCAACTACTTAAGGTTAAGATAATTGCATAAAAGGAACCCGTTTTAGTCGGTTCTCTATTGGGTCGGGCCGTTATCGGTACGGGCTTCGACTACGCTTTGGACCGACGCGGACACCGCCGAGAGCAGATCGTAGCCGGTGGCCTGCTCAATGGCATCGACCGTGGTGCGGTAAGAGCCCCACGTGGTGAGCAGGCTGTTGTCGTTGGGGGTGTTGATGGCGATTACGCGCGTGCTGGTGGTCACGCGGCTGGCATCGTCGGTGCCGTTGGGCAATACGACAATGACCTTCCAGAGGCGGTTGGGCACGGTCACGTGGCCGTTGTCGAGGGTGCTGAGCGGGCCGGCCGAGCCGGTGCCGCCTTTGCCGTAGCTACCGCAGATGAGGTAGAGCTCGTTGCCCGCGTCGACCAAGGTGCGGCAGTAGTTTTCCAGCCCGGCCCAGGTTTGCTGGTTGTTGCGCGGGGCCTGGGGCACCATGTTGCTCATCAGAAACGTGGCCGAGTTGTCGGCCACCGACCCGGTGCGGTCGGCCGAGGGGCACTGGTGGCCCCGGTCAAAACCCGAGCCCGAGTAGCTGGTGGCTTGCACGCGATACCAGCCCGTAGGCAGCGTGTTGTCAGCCGCGAAGTTGTCTTGGCGCGGCGTTGAGCCCAGCCAGGCGCTGCTCAGGTGCCAGCTCACCCAGTTGGGCGTGCCCCGGTCGCGGTGGTACGACATGGTGTATTGGGGCTTGACTACCAAGTAATTCCAATAATAATAAGGATCAGCGACGGCCCCGCTCGGGTTGCCAAGGGCCAAGTTGCTGTCGCGGCTGGCGGTGGCGTCGGCACTTTGGGCCGCCCCTTTCAGTACTGAAGAGGGCGCGACCAGCTCGTCGTGCGAGCAAGACACCGCTAAAACACTCAGGATCAAACCTGTAAGAAAACGGGAAAGAGTTTTTTTCGTCACGATACGTTTTGAAAGGGTGAAGCGACACAAACCTCTTGTTCTTCTCCCCGCGAACGGTTACCGCAACGTTATGTTATCATTAAAAAGCCGGGCAGCGATCTGATCTGACTGCTTTCGGATCGCCAACCCGGCGGATGAAACCATTTGGTAATGTTTTGACTTTGCCGCACTAAGCCGGCAAGAATTGAATCAGTGAAAATTATACTAATTCCTGATTGCCCTAGACAAAAGTATCTACTTGATTAGTTGATTGTTAGCCACAAATGCTGCACGTCAGGGCTGAAGCACTAACTAATCATCGTCGTCTTTGCGGCGTTTTTGCTCCAGCTTCAGAAAGGCGCCCCGCCGGGGCGCCGGCAACACGGCGTTTTCGCCTTTGATGGCTTTCCAAACAACTTCGTTCAAGTCTAGGTCGGGGGCGGCATCTTCGCTGGCGAAGTTGAAGTGCTCCGAGCGCTCCGCGCTTTTGTTCCAAGCCGTGTTTCGGGTTTCCAGGTTGACGCGGGCCGCCTTGACGTGGTACGGCGCCAAGTCGGGCGTGGCTCCAAAACAGCCGTACAGCGGCAACGCGGCCGCATCGTACTGGCTCATGGGTGGCAGCCCCAAGATCAATTCCATCGTGCGCAGCATGCCCGAAGTGGAGTACATTGTGTGGTTGACCGTGCCCTTTTTGGTGTAGGGGCTGATCACCAAGGCCGGCGAGCGGTGGGCATCGACGTGGTCGGGGCCGTTTTGGGCGTCGTCTTCCAGCACAAAAATGACCGACTCCTTCCAGATTCCGCTTTTGGACAGGTGTTCCACTAACTGCCCCAGGGCCAGATCGTTATCGGCTACGGCCGCCACGGGGGCGATCTTTCCGCGGCGCTGGCCGCTGGTGTGGTCGTTGCTGAGCCGGATGGTATTGAAGTGCGGCACGGCACCCAACGCCAGCAACGAATCGAAATCCTGCTGCCAGATGCGCACGCGCTCTACGTCCTTCACATCGAGGTCGAAGCCGGGCGACTTGGGCGAAATATGCCCTTCCAGCGATTTGAGTGAGGTTTTTCCGTTGTCGGCAAACTCGCCGTAGCTGCGGTATGTGAGGCCGGCGCGCTGGCAGTAGTCCCAGATGTAGCCGTCGCGCGGGTAGGCAATTTTGCGCGTGCCTTCGTAGTCGTAGGTGCCGCCGCGGCCGCCGTAGCTGGTGGGCCAGGTTTTCTCGGTGTAGTCGGTGGCGTAGGCGGCCATACTCCAGTTATGGCCGTCGGCACTAACTTCGGCGTTCACGTAAAAGTTGTCGAGCAAGACAAACTCGCGGGCCAAGGCGTGGTGGTTGGGCGTTACCTTTTCCGGAAAAATGCACAGCGTTGTGTCGCCGTTGCCTTCCTTCATATCCCCGAATATTTGATCGTAGGTGCGGTTTTCCTTGATGACGTAGAATACGTACTTGATCGGCGACTTCTCCCCTGCGCGCCGCGGAATGGGGTTACCCGCTTCACCTTTTGCCTGATTCTCAATCTCTTTCGTGAAAGGCGAGTTGGCGTATACCTGCGCCGAATAGGCCTTCAGCTGGGCTTCGTTGGGCTGGTTGATAAAGGACAGCGTTCCCTTAAACAAGCCACCGATGTACTGCACTTCCGATTGCTCGGCCACGCCGGTGTGCGAGCCGCTGGTATCGCTCCGCTTCACCGGCTGCGGACCAGCCGGGTTAGCCAGCGAAGAAAAACCTTTGCCATTGGCTACCAAGATCTTCTGTCCTAGCGTTTTGACGTTGGTTGGGTACCACCCCGTCGGAATGAAACCTTTAGACGAGCTTTTGCCCGGCACCGACACATCAAACACGGCCAGGCAGTTA
This window encodes:
- a CDS encoding DNA/RNA non-specific endonuclease; translated protein: MILSVLAVSCSHDELVAPSSVLKGAAQSADATASRDSNLALGNPSGAVADPYYYWNYLVVKPQYTMSYHRDRGTPNWVSWHLSSAWLGSTPRQDNFAADNTLPTGWYRVQATSYSGSGFDRGHQCPSADRTGSVADNSATFLMSNMVPQAPRNNQQTWAGLENYCRTLVDAGNELYLICGSYGKGGTGSAGPLSTLDNGHVTVPNRLWKVIVVLPNGTDDASRVTTSTRVIAINTPNDNSLLTTWGSYRTTVDAIEQATGYDLLSAVSASVQSVVEARTDNGPTQ
- a CDS encoding RagB/SusD family nutrient uptake outer membrane protein; the encoded protein is MKTKPFAISLLGALMLTAVGCKDFLDQPVLGQYEAGQFFTSDTNALLAVNSAYVPLSFRDAASNAIWVLGDVASDDAVKGSNPGDQADFENIDNFNIAPINAAVEAQWKRDYDGIFKCNVVIDGLPDANASVSADVKKQAVGQAKFLRAYYYLQLTSLYGDIPLRVKVETPEELQSPAVPQAQIYAQIEADCQAAADALPTTWPASDAGRATKGAALALLAKTYLYEKKWALAAQTAQAVGALGYSLLPVFADNFRAATKNNKEAIFSVQHTSGLSPNQGNNLNQWFAPRPQNGYGFFFPTQKLVDNFERTAAGVVDPRLDYTLGRAGQSFFGVPFDTTWTTTGYVSKKHLQPLTEIPATIKGDGNLNYEAIRYAEVLLIQAEGFNEAGNSAAALAALNQVRKRARESYLFDTTLPNAGKVPTGLLPDITTTDQSQLRDLIRRERRSELALEFQRFFDVIRYGEAYARQALSDRPNFNYAKNKFFPIPQSERDTNKKLGL
- a CDS encoding TonB-dependent receptor, translated to MLKILPTRAQQARLTRLLWLTALLVMTGVRGAAAAPAGPTHDVLTRRISLKIDNQELKTALRLIGQQAEVKFVYSSQLIDTRQKVTLQVREQRLDEVLNRLLTPLDLVFEVLQDQVVISRAETTGAAAPALLPKPQPSPPPADVTVSGRVTQANGEGLPGVTVLVKGTTNGTTTDTGGNFTLNLPDANATLVISAIGFVTQEVSLQGRTQLNVALQTDVKALEGVVVIGYQTQKKSDLTGSVAQISQGDIASIPVTGVSQIMQGKAAGVAITQATGAPGENIAVRIRGVGTINDNNPLYIIDGVPTKDGINQISPNDIESINILKDASSAAIYGARASNGVVIVTTKHGKTGKPRLSVSAYTGVQTASNLIKMANTSQYVAAYNIAAQNDGRDQIPATLAATLPNVNWLKEVLKPAQQHNVQMDVSGGGENSQYIVSGSYLKQDGLIKNSSYDRYNLRTALNSTLSKYVKVGTNLNLSYSKTRQVGTSGDGFGDGNPGASIVRYALFRTPATPVYNEQGQFVDLPMADGKVASAFFGDGINPVALADAANRNFYRYSALGNAYVEVSPVEHLHIRSDYGITFQITDYKQFFKTFGIDRSFNSPPQLAQSNTNEFNYNWTNTAVYDLPLGKSTFNFLVGSEAIKNNVRAISASRRGYVDQSPTFQYLDSGTGIQQNGGGEAHSSLLSGFGRVAYDYDSKYLASFNFRRDGSSQLSPGLRAQNFYSGSVGWNLAQEQFMQDISAVSLLKLRASIGQLGNSAIGNYPYASLVGGGFYYPFGGVSTQGLSIVTKGNPNVRWETSTQTNVGVDLGLLKGALQFTADYFIKNTSDVLLFLPQPSSAGNGGNPAVNAGKIRNNGLELELLYRSAIGKDWSYNLTGNFATLHNEVISLGTAPPIVGGRIDNNYYATLTAVGHPIGAFYLLQKEGIFQNAQEVFTHAYQGPGVKPGDVKYKDISGPDGVPDGVIDGYDRTFVGSPIPKFTYGLTGNVRYKNIDLSAFFQGIYGNKLYNQVNTDIEGFYRAFNITERVATHYWTAEGSTNEFPRLSWTGASNNKMPSDRFLEDGSYLRLKNLQLGYTFGDKILAPVRVSSVRLYASVQNLLTFTKYTGLDPEQGTNSNSLGDGVRATGIDFGTYPSARTFTVGINASF
- a CDS encoding LamG domain-containing protein encodes the protein MKRQKLYLLILSWLMFGAMAVVSSCSKSDNNTPTVNADKTKLTALIDSVTLGYNAAVEGTKPGTYAAGSKATLKTALDLATATKDDTKATQASVNTAVANLRRAVVTFQSSLIQEVSAANLVAQWKFNGNANDATTNANNGTLKSGTVGTDKAPVDGNTLPVLVADRFGQANQAYEFNNGAYIEVPYKVALNPQAITVSAWCKRIDTNENNYIVSLNRWNGYKFQLQSANKPFFTATTTVGIFDKDAETGVVALNTWTHVATSYVDGTTKFYVNGALVKTWTDTKGAMKAVPELVNLCIGQQLPKDVYNRAPKAGQAADYFAYYGPSYFKGQLDDIRIYNRALTDAEIQSIFTIESTK
- the fucP gene encoding L-fucose:H+ symporter permease, which translates into the protein MHSAATTATVDHSTRAAFTEKRYLITLAFVTSLFLLWGVAITMGDVLNRHFQNVLHVSKAQSGLVQFSIFGAYAVMGIPAGLFMKRFGYKNGVLLGLALYATGAFLFVPAANADSFAFFRGALFVLACGLATLEAVAHPFVAGLGDPRTSDQRINFAQSFNGLGAVLGPLIGGYFILRAGQAHSNDLESVKLLYQIIGSVILFIAVAFFFVKVPPVQDAHAPVVPGAEAGGYAEAPPLADQPRGKTLWHYPHFVWAVVAQFFCVAAQGGTWAFFINYGIEKMGLPAEKASYYFSLSMVLMMAGRFLGTFLMRFIAPNKLLATFTLGSILMCLIVAQSFGWPSFIALLMLNFFFSIMFPTIFSLGLKGLGERTQQGSSFLVMGVVGGAVFPPIMGLVANHDVAAAYYLPIICYVVIFLFGARFYRVR
- a CDS encoding glycoside hydrolase family 130 protein, which translates into the protein MSIFNKNPGRTAGSAAALALAVLLAGCNGTDRNQSAATPPKAEWTLLNFTKVDSVNPIMGPSTAGHFLDPILKQQVLWEEKDVFNPAVVVKDGKVYMLYRAENKVGAFGKASRIGLATSPDGIHFTRMTEPVLYPDNDAQKQYEWPGGTEDPRVVESDDHTYYMTYTAYDGDKARLHVASSRDLLHWTKYGNVFAQAAGGKYVSKWSKSGSIVSRYEDDGRIVAAKINGKYWMYWGDAQIWLATSDDLIHWTPIEMADGEKPPVPLRAQALTMPELKIVLPTREGKFDSDLVESGPPAMLTDQGIRLIYNSRNEPSFGDKSLPVGTYSAAQALFDKNDPTKLLQRTDTYFMRPEKPYETTGQVNQVVFLEGLARFKSKWFLYYGTADSKIAVATRPVD
- a CDS encoding bifunctional YncE family protein/alkaline phosphatase family protein; protein product: MRNARKGIVSLFFVISGFAATAQRPTNNPKARQILLPNGWSLSPAGTSLPLGDLPLNMQLSRSGQLLAVTNNGQSRQSIQLIDPKSGTLLDEKTIRKSWYGLKFSADGKKLYASGGNDNVIVVYPVVNKKLGAADTLRLGQAWPKAIGPTGIDLDDARQRLYTVTKEDNALYVFDLKTKAVIKKVALGHEAYSCLLSPDRRTLYISLWGGDKIALYDTQTGQLTGEIATESHPNELLQTRNGKYLFVANANDNSVSVIDAGARKVLEIISTALYPTKLTGSTTNGLALSPDEKTLYIANADNNCLAVFDVSVPGKSSSKGFIPTGWYPTNVKTLGQKILVANGKGFSSLANPAGPQPVKRSDTSGSHTGVAEQSEVQYIGGLFKGTLSFINQPNEAQLKAYSAQVYANSPFTKEIENQAKGEAGNPIPRRAGEKSPIKYVFYVIKENRTYDQIFGDMKEGNGDTTLCIFPEKVTPNHHALAREFVLLDNFYVNAEVSADGHNWSMAAYATDYTEKTWPTSYGGRGGTYDYEGTRKIAYPRDGYIWDYCQRAGLTYRSYGEFADNGKTSLKSLEGHISPKSPGFDLDVKDVERVRIWQQDFDSLLALGAVPHFNTIRLSNDHTSGQRRGKIAPVAAVADNDLALGQLVEHLSKSGIWKESVIFVLEDDAQNGPDHVDAHRSPALVISPYTKKGTVNHTMYSTSGMLRTMELILGLPPMSQYDAAALPLYGCFGATPDLAPYHVKAARVNLETRNTAWNKSAERSEHFNFASEDAAPDLDLNEVVWKAIKGENAVLPAPRRGAFLKLEQKRRKDDDD